A window of the Streptomyces formicae genome harbors these coding sequences:
- the eccD gene encoding type VII secretion integral membrane protein EccD yields MSTTAATGFCRVTVVAPDSRIDVALPEDIAVADVYPEILRLTGQTQSPGTPTGYHLVRRDGTVLDGARTLAAQQVLDGEVLSLRPFAQSLPPAVFDDVSDAVAAAVTRDRHLWSDDLLRGAGLVGGVLLLVLMGFVLWFADPVRHDMHSLPGIIAGAAGVLLTAFAGVRARVYADRATAVALGLGALPLLLIAGSGIIGPNAGHGPGRLQFLLGCVTVLVASVALVALTPSGDAPFVAATFLAAVGTLATFAAILAEASATATAAVCAPAAIGLVAFLPGLSARFARLPIGYASPRSATGDDFHTGPHTNTNETPDAQTGTPVDAERIALQARRGHEMLLGLAGGCAAVVVGSAAVLGFAGNVWGQFLALAAGLAMLLRARLFRYTSQVACVLVAGIAAIALLVLGLSLNPPADLVRDLLVFRDRSGLDIRTIWLTAAVAAGAAVITAIGLVIPKKGLSPFWGRLLDLAESAVLLSLVPLCLAVLDVFAAARSLTS; encoded by the coding sequence GTGAGTACGACCGCAGCGACCGGCTTCTGCCGCGTCACTGTCGTGGCGCCCGACAGCCGGATCGACGTCGCCCTCCCCGAGGACATCGCCGTCGCCGACGTCTACCCGGAGATCCTGCGGCTCACCGGCCAGACGCAGTCCCCCGGCACTCCCACCGGGTACCACCTGGTCCGCCGCGACGGCACCGTCCTCGACGGCGCCCGCACCCTCGCCGCCCAGCAGGTCCTCGACGGCGAGGTCCTCAGCCTGCGCCCGTTCGCGCAGTCGCTGCCGCCCGCCGTCTTCGACGACGTCTCCGACGCCGTCGCCGCGGCCGTCACCCGCGACCGCCACCTGTGGAGCGACGACCTGCTGCGCGGCGCGGGACTCGTCGGCGGAGTGCTGCTGCTCGTCCTGATGGGCTTCGTGCTCTGGTTCGCCGACCCGGTACGCCACGACATGCACAGCCTCCCCGGCATCATCGCGGGCGCCGCCGGCGTCCTGCTGACGGCCTTCGCCGGCGTAAGGGCCCGGGTCTACGCCGACCGGGCCACCGCCGTCGCCCTCGGCCTCGGCGCGCTGCCGCTGCTGCTCATCGCGGGCTCCGGGATCATCGGGCCGAACGCGGGCCACGGCCCCGGCCGGCTGCAGTTCCTGCTCGGCTGTGTGACCGTCCTCGTCGCATCGGTCGCCCTGGTCGCGCTCACCCCCAGCGGAGACGCCCCGTTCGTCGCCGCCACCTTCCTGGCCGCCGTCGGCACCCTTGCCACCTTCGCCGCGATCCTCGCCGAGGCGTCCGCCACCGCGACCGCCGCGGTCTGCGCCCCGGCCGCCATCGGCCTGGTCGCCTTCCTGCCCGGCCTCTCGGCCCGCTTCGCCCGGCTGCCCATCGGCTACGCCTCGCCGCGCAGCGCCACCGGCGACGACTTCCACACCGGCCCGCACACGAACACGAACGAGACGCCGGACGCGCAGACCGGCACCCCCGTCGACGCGGAACGCATCGCGCTGCAGGCCCGCCGCGGCCACGAGATGCTGCTCGGCCTCGCCGGGGGCTGCGCCGCGGTCGTCGTCGGCTCCGCCGCCGTCCTGGGCTTCGCGGGCAACGTCTGGGGCCAGTTCCTCGCGCTCGCCGCGGGCCTCGCGATGCTGCTGCGCGCCCGCCTCTTCCGCTACACCTCGCAGGTCGCCTGCGTCCTCGTGGCCGGCATCGCCGCGATCGCCCTGCTGGTCCTCGGCCTCTCGCTGAATCCGCCGGCCGACCTGGTCAGGGACCTCCTGGTGTTCCGCGACCGCAGCGGCCTGGACATCCGTACGATCTGGCTGACCGCGGCCGTCGCCGCCGGAGCGGCCGTGATCACCGCGATCGGCCTCGTCATCCCGAAGAAGGGCCTTTCGCCCTTCTGGGGCCGGCTGCTCGACCTCGCCGAGAGCGCGGTGCTGCTCTCCCTGGTCCCGCTCTGCCTGGCCGTCCTGGACGTCTTCGCCGCCGCCCGCTCGCTGACCAGCTGA